The genomic region TCGCGATAGTGGTTGCCGGCGAACAGCTCGGCAGTCACCTCATCGACATTGCCGCCGGCGGTGACCAGCTGCACCGGCAGGACGTCGATCTGCCCCGACTCGCGCGAGCGCACGAAGTCGGCGAGGCACAGGTGCCGGTCGCGGCGCTGGCGCGGGAAGTCGAAGCGCAGCCGCTCGGTGCCGATCGGCCCGCCCGATCCGCCGTCGGGGGCGAGAAGCCCCGGGGTGCCGAGGACGCCGTCGCGATCCTCCCCGTGGTGCAGCACCACCACCTGTTCCCCCTCGGAGACCACCGGGAAATAGCCGTACGCGACGGACGCATCGAGCATTCCCTCGCCCAGGATGCGGTCCATCCAGTACCGCAGGCGCGGCCGGCCCTCGCGTTCCACCAGTTCCTCATACGAGGCGCCGTCCTCGCCGCGGCCGGGCTTGAGCCCCCACTGCCCCATGAAGGTGGCGCGTTCGTCGAGGAAGGCCGCGAAGTCGTGGAGTGCGACGCCGCGCACGATGCGCGTGCCCCAGAACGGCGGCGAAGGCACGAGATTGTCGGCGGCGACGTCGGAACGCCCGGGCATTGCCTCCGGCTCGGTCAGGGTGAGCTTGGCGCCCCTCTGGTGTTTCCGCTTCTTCAGCGCGGGAAGGCCGACCTCCGCGGGGTCAGCGCCACGGGCGACCTGCACCAGGGGCTCCATGAGGTCCAGACCCTCGAAGGCGTCCTTCGCGTAGCGGACCTCGCCCTCAAACTGCCCCGCCAGGTCCTGCTCCACGTAGGCGCGGGTCAGGGCTGCGCCACCGAGGATCACCGGCCACCGCTTCGCGAGCCCGCGGGACTGCAGCTCCGCGAGGTTCTCCTTCATCACCACCGTGGACTTCACCAGCAGACCGGACATACCGATCACGTCAGCGTTGTGTTCCTCGGCCGCGGCGATGATGTCGGCGATCGGCTGCTTAATGCCGAGGTTGATCACCTTGTAGCCGTTGTTGGTGAGGATGATGTCCACCAGGTTCTTGCCGATGTCATGCACATCGCCGCGCACGGTGGCGATCACCATCGTGCCCTTGCCCGACGCATCCGACTTCTCCATGTGCGGCTCGAGCAGAGCGACCGCGGACTTCATCACCTCGGCGGACTGCAGCACGAACGGCAACTGCATCTCGCCGGCGCCGAAGCGCTCGCCCACAACCTTCATGCCCTCGAGCAGGTAGTCGTTGATGATGCCGAGCGGGGTCATGCCCTCGGCGCGAGCCAGGTCGAGGTCCTCTTCAAGGCCCTTGCCCTCGCCGTCGATGATGCGCCGCTCCAGGCGCTCGCCGGTGGGCAGAGCCGCCAGTTCCGCGGCGCGCTGGTCCTTCAGCGCTGCGGTGTCGACGCCGGCGAACAGGTCAAGCATGCTGGCCAGCGGGTCGTAGGTGATGTTGCCGTCGGCGTCGTATTCGCGGCGGTCCCAGACGAGGTCCAAGGCCACCTTGCGCTGCTCCTCCGGCAGTGAAGCGAGCGGCACGATCTTGGCCGCATCGATGATGCCGCTGGACAGGCCCGCCTGCACGGCCTCGTGCAGGAACACCGAGTTCAGGGCGATGCGCGCTGCCGGGTTCAGGCCGAAGGAGACGTTCGAGACGCCGAGCGTGGTGTGGATGCCGGGGTACTTCGCGGTGATCTGGCGGATGGCTTCGATCGTTTCGATGGCATCCCGGCGGGTCTCTTCCTGGCCGGTGGCGATGGGGAAGGTCAGGCAATCGACGATGATGTCTTCGACGCGCATCCCCCATTCGCCCACCAGGGCATCGACGAGGCGCGAGGCGATCGCCACCTTGCCCTCGGTGGTGCGTGCCTGGCCGTGTTCGTCGATGGTCAGGGCGATCACGGCGGTGCCGTGTTCCTTCACGAGCGGCATGATGCGCGCGAAGCGGCTGTCAGGGCCGTCGCCGTCCTCGTAGTTGACGGAGTTGATCACCGGGCGCCCGCCGATGTGTTCGAGCCCGGCCTGCAGCACGTGCGGTTCGGTGGAGTCGATGACGAGCGGGAGCGTGGAGGCCGAAGCGAAACGTGAGACGACCTCCTTGATGTCGGCCACGCCGTCGCGCCCCACATAGTCAATGCAGACGTCGAGCAGGTGGGCGCCATCACGGACCTGCTCGCGGGCGATGTCGACACAGTCGTCCCAGCGCTCGTCGAGCATCGCCTGGCGGAACGCCTTCGAACCGTTCGCGTTGGTGCGCTCGCCAATGGCGAGGTACGCAGACTCCTGGTCGAAATTCACATGATGGTAGAGGGAAGCGATGCCTGCTTCACGCTCGGTGGGGAGGCGTTCGCCGTCGGCGCCCCTCCCGCCGCTGGTGACGGCGGCACTCGCGCGGAAGGGCGCAAGACGCTCGACGACGGCGGCCATGTGCTCCGGCGTCGTACCGCAACATCCGCCCACCAGGCCCAGGCCGAATTCCCGGATGAACTGCTCGTGCGCGGTGGCGAGTTCGGAGGGCGACAGCGGATAGTGCGCGCCGTCGGCGGTGAGGACCGGCAGGCCGGCGTTGGGCATGCAGGCGATCGCCACGGTGGACTGCTTGGACAGGTGGCGCAGGTGCTCGCTCATCTCATCCGGCCCGGTGGCACAGTTCAGGCCGATGGCGTCGACGCCGAGTGGCTCGAGTGCGGTGAGCGCCGCGCCGATCTCGGATCCCATCAGCATGGTTCCGGTGGTTTCGACGGTCACCTCGACGAAGATCGGGAGCCGGATGCCGCGGGCCACGATGGCCTGCTTGCAGCCGTTGACCGCGGCTTTGGTCTGCAGGAGGTCCTGGCTGGTCTCGATGAGGAAGGCGTCCGCTCCCCCGTCGATGAGGCCTTCGGCCTGCAGGGCGAAGGTCTGCTTGAGGTAGTCGTAGCTGGTGTGGCCGAGGCTGGGGAGCTTGGTGCCCGGCCCCATCGAGCCGAGGACCCACCGCATCCGTCCGTCTGTTTTTTCTGCCGCCTCAGCGCGTTCGCGGGCGATCGCCGCACCCGCCCGGGCGAGCTCTTCGATACGGTCGTCGATGCCGTAGTCGGAGAGGTTGGACCAGTTCGCGCCGAAGGTGTTGGTTTCCACCGCGTCGATTCCCACCGCGAAATACGCGTCATGAATGTCCGCGAGGACATCCGGGCGGGTGACGTTGAGGATCTCGTTGCAGCCTTCCAGTCCCAGGAAGTCGTCCTCGAGGGACAGTTCCCGCCCCTGCAGCATGGTGCCCATCGCCCCATCGGCAATGACGACCCGGTGGTTCACTGCATCCAGCAGCTCCTGGGAACGGGCGGGGCGGGCGACGGACTCAATATCAAGCGCAAAACGAGGCATCTAAACAGACTACGGCGGGACCCGAAACATTGCGCCGTGTTTTCCATGTGCTACGACGGCGGGTAGTCGCCTTACTGGTGCATTCTTGTGGCGCACCCGCGTAGTTTGTGGCTGAAGTTCTGTCAGTTTCAATGGCCCTTTTTCGTAGACCTCCGCCGCAGGCGCCGCCAACTGCGCACGATACGGCTGCGCGTAAGCCCGTCCGCTAAGTTCACCGGTAGTCCGCGAGGCGCCAGGCCTCATGCCGCGCGCATGTTCGGCGGGGCACAAGCAGAGCGGACGACGGCGGGACTTCCGGGGACTTGAGCCTTCGGTTGGCATCAGTGGGAACTCAGTAGGGAATGAAGGCGATAACCGCCGTTATGTACGGTAATTCAGTTGAAGATTCAACTAACGCCTTCTTCCAGCTTACCTCAACGGTGTTTAAGTGCCATGCTCCATGTTCCAAGTTCATAGCACGCGAATCGCTCCGCAGACCGTCGTCAGATCGACCGGCATTTAGCCCAACGTTACTGCCCGGTAAGGGTTATTTTCGCCGACTGCACCCGCTAACCTTTTCGACTGTGGCCCGGGGCAACGATGTGGGTCAGGAGCTTACGGAGGACCGGATTTATGGCAAAAGCAGTGACGTTTTCCGTGACGGCCCTGCCCAGGAACGGCGCACAGGGCAGCTTCCGCAACACCGTTCTGAGCCTGCGGACAGATGACCTTCAGGACTGCATCCTGTCCGTGTTTCATGTCAGCGACTCGTACGCACTGTTTAACGGCGAAGCACTCCCCGCCCCACACACGACCAGCAACGCCGCGCTCCGCGCCTACCTGCTCCGCCGGCTCACCGGAGACGACACCGACCTGGACTTCGACGTGAAGATCGCTCGGGTTTCAGAATCCACCCGTTCCCGCTCATGATCTAAACCACGAACGCCGTGCCGGGAGTTTGCAGCTCTTGGGACGGGAGCTGTCACACGGTGAAAGTAACCCCGCCGACGGCCTAACTGCCAGAGCGAACAGGCCACTCCCCTGCCTCCCGCACTCCCGCACCCATATCTTTACGAAATCTCGGTTATCGGCGTTAAACAA from Arthrobacter globiformis harbors:
- the metH gene encoding methionine synthase, whose amino-acid sequence is MPRFALDIESVARPARSQELLDAVNHRVVIADGAMGTMLQGRELSLEDDFLGLEGCNEILNVTRPDVLADIHDAYFAVGIDAVETNTFGANWSNLSDYGIDDRIEELARAGAAIARERAEAAEKTDGRMRWVLGSMGPGTKLPSLGHTSYDYLKQTFALQAEGLIDGGADAFLIETSQDLLQTKAAVNGCKQAIVARGIRLPIFVEVTVETTGTMLMGSEIGAALTALEPLGVDAIGLNCATGPDEMSEHLRHLSKQSTVAIACMPNAGLPVLTADGAHYPLSPSELATAHEQFIREFGLGLVGGCCGTTPEHMAAVVERLAPFRASAAVTSGGRGADGERLPTEREAGIASLYHHVNFDQESAYLAIGERTNANGSKAFRQAMLDERWDDCVDIAREQVRDGAHLLDVCIDYVGRDGVADIKEVVSRFASASTLPLVIDSTEPHVLQAGLEHIGGRPVINSVNYEDGDGPDSRFARIMPLVKEHGTAVIALTIDEHGQARTTEGKVAIASRLVDALVGEWGMRVEDIIVDCLTFPIATGQEETRRDAIETIEAIRQITAKYPGIHTTLGVSNVSFGLNPAARIALNSVFLHEAVQAGLSSGIIDAAKIVPLASLPEEQRKVALDLVWDRREYDADGNITYDPLASMLDLFAGVDTAALKDQRAAELAALPTGERLERRIIDGEGKGLEEDLDLARAEGMTPLGIINDYLLEGMKVVGERFGAGEMQLPFVLQSAEVMKSAVALLEPHMEKSDASGKGTMVIATVRGDVHDIGKNLVDIILTNNGYKVINLGIKQPIADIIAAAEEHNADVIGMSGLLVKSTVVMKENLAELQSRGLAKRWPVILGGAALTRAYVEQDLAGQFEGEVRYAKDAFEGLDLMEPLVQVARGADPAEVGLPALKKRKHQRGAKLTLTEPEAMPGRSDVAADNLVPSPPFWGTRIVRGVALHDFAAFLDERATFMGQWGLKPGRGEDGASYEELVEREGRPRLRYWMDRILGEGMLDASVAYGYFPVVSEGEQVVVLHHGEDRDGVLGTPGLLAPDGGSGGPIGTERLRFDFPRQRRDRHLCLADFVRSRESGQIDVLPVQLVTAGGNVDEVTAELFAGNHYRDYYELNGLVMQLTEALAEFWHARIRSELGFAAEEPKEKAGLFKLDYRGARFSLGYPACPDMEDRRKVVELLHPERMGVVLSDELMLHPEQSTDAFVFHHPEAKYFKV